The following coding sequences lie in one Posidoniimonas polymericola genomic window:
- the lepA gene encoding translation elongation factor 4, whose amino-acid sequence MENIRNFCIIAHIDHGKSTLADRLIQTCDGVTQRELHEQMLDSMDIERERGITIKSNTITLNYRAADGKDYLLNLIDTPGHVDFSHEVRRSLMACEGALIIVDASQGVEAQTVANLYMALEHDLELLPIINKIDLPSADIERAQEAIDAELGLDPFAAIPISAKTGLNIDQVLAGIVEHLPPPKGDPNAPLKALVFDAHFDKFRGVILQCRVMEGTLKSRDTIHFMHADRDFKVDEVGYNQFQLVPRKQLSAGEVGYIVAGVKSVQDIEIGDTITLKDRPADAPIPGYQPARQVVFSSIYPMDTGEYQELTKALEKLAINDAALTFEKDSSAALGFGFRCGFLGLLHLDVIQERLEREFDLGLVISAPSVKYKLTLRDGSELEVDNPSYWPDPMSIESASEPYIKASIITPDTYVGGVMELCREHRSDTQTMDYLSANRLEVTSVMPLGEVLFDFYGKLKMLTRGYGSFDYEPIEYRQTDIVKVDILVNKEPVDTLSYLVHRDKARSRALHYCEKLAKEIPRHQFKIPIQGAIGGEIIARTTVAPFRKDVTEKLYGGDVTRKKKLLEKQKKGKAKMKQFGSVNIPQKAFVAVLQTDDD is encoded by the coding sequence ATGGAAAACATCCGCAACTTCTGCATCATCGCCCACATCGACCACGGCAAGTCGACGCTGGCCGACCGGCTCATCCAGACCTGCGACGGCGTCACCCAGCGCGAACTCCACGAGCAGATGCTCGACTCGATGGACATCGAACGCGAGCGGGGCATCACGATCAAGAGCAACACGATCACGCTCAACTACCGGGCGGCCGACGGCAAGGACTACCTGCTGAACCTGATCGACACGCCCGGGCACGTCGACTTCTCGCACGAGGTGCGGCGGTCGCTGATGGCGTGCGAGGGGGCGCTGATCATCGTCGACGCGTCGCAGGGCGTGGAGGCCCAAACCGTGGCCAACCTGTATATGGCGCTCGAGCACGACCTCGAGCTGCTGCCGATCATCAACAAGATCGACCTCCCCTCGGCCGACATCGAGCGGGCCCAGGAAGCGATCGACGCCGAGCTAGGCCTCGACCCGTTCGCGGCGATCCCGATCTCGGCCAAGACCGGGCTGAACATCGACCAGGTGCTGGCCGGCATTGTCGAGCACCTGCCGCCCCCCAAGGGCGACCCCAACGCCCCGCTCAAGGCGCTGGTGTTCGACGCCCACTTCGACAAGTTCCGCGGCGTCATCCTGCAGTGCCGCGTGATGGAGGGGACCCTCAAGAGCCGCGACACCATCCACTTCATGCACGCCGACCGCGACTTCAAGGTCGACGAGGTCGGCTACAACCAGTTCCAGCTGGTCCCCCGCAAGCAGCTCAGCGCGGGCGAGGTCGGCTACATCGTGGCCGGCGTGAAGAGCGTGCAGGACATCGAGATCGGCGACACCATCACGCTCAAGGACCGGCCGGCCGACGCGCCGATCCCGGGCTACCAGCCCGCCCGCCAGGTGGTGTTCTCGTCGATCTACCCGATGGACACCGGCGAGTACCAGGAGCTCACCAAGGCGCTCGAGAAGCTCGCCATCAACGACGCCGCGCTGACCTTCGAGAAGGACAGCTCGGCGGCGCTCGGCTTCGGCTTCCGCTGCGGCTTCCTCGGGCTCCTGCACCTGGACGTGATCCAGGAGCGGCTGGAGCGTGAGTTCGACCTCGGGCTGGTGATCTCCGCGCCGTCGGTCAAGTACAAGCTGACGCTCAGGGACGGCTCGGAGCTGGAGGTCGACAACCCGAGCTACTGGCCCGACCCGATGTCGATCGAGTCGGCCAGCGAGCCGTACATCAAGGCCTCGATCATCACGCCCGACACGTACGTCGGCGGGGTGATGGAGCTGTGCCGCGAGCACCGCTCCGACACGCAGACCATGGACTACCTGTCGGCCAACCGGCTGGAGGTGACCAGCGTGATGCCGCTCGGCGAGGTGCTGTTCGACTTCTACGGCAAGCTCAAGATGCTGACCCGCGGCTACGGGTCGTTCGACTACGAGCCGATCGAGTACCGCCAGACAGACATCGTGAAGGTCGACATCCTGGTGAACAAGGAGCCGGTCGACACGCTGTCGTACCTGGTGCACCGCGACAAGGCCCGCAGCCGCGCGCTGCACTACTGCGAGAAGCTGGCCAAGGAGATCCCCCGGCACCAGTTCAAGATCCCGATCCAGGGAGCGATCGGCGGCGAGATCATCGCCCGCACCACCGTGGCCCCGTTCCGCAAGGACGTCACCGAGAAGCTCTACGGGGGCGACGTCACGCGGAAGAAGAAGCTGCTAGAGAAGCAGAAGAAGGGCAAGGCCAAGATGAAGCAGTTCGGCAGCGTGAACATCCCACAGAAGGCGTTCGTCGCGGTGCTGCAGACGGATGATGATTAG
- a CDS encoding sulfatase family protein, giving the protein MPAHRSNFGALAAVLLLVSCSAAADQRPNIVLILSDDQAWGDYGFMGHEVIQTPNLDRLAASGITYPRGYVAAPVCRPSLASIVTGHYPSRHGVTGNDVQGDHDRAALDAPLRGEFHKHPSFIRLLSDAGYLTHQSGKWWEGSHQDGGFTAGMTHGDPSRGGRHGDAGLVIGREGMRPVTDFIDHAAESQQPFFLWYAPFLPHAPHRPPQRLLQKHQLPGRPADAARYYAMCEWFDETCGQLLDHLQRKQLADNTLVLYLCDNGWAPVSDNAADLNQSAWTQYALRSKGSPYENGVRTPILVSWPGHAAPRQSDQLAHAIDLFPTIAAAAGLDAPAGLPGVNLLDAQAVREREIVFGVCHATHNIDLQDPDSTLQYLWCVTDPWKLIVRRHGVDSTKYRALHDWDTVPARLYNLRVDPHEQRDLAAERPEVVERLRRSIDAWRAKTPAPAVN; this is encoded by the coding sequence ATGCCCGCCCACCGATCCAACTTTGGCGCCCTCGCAGCGGTGTTGCTGCTCGTTTCCTGCTCGGCCGCGGCAGACCAGCGGCCGAACATCGTGCTGATCCTCAGCGACGACCAGGCGTGGGGCGACTACGGCTTTATGGGCCACGAAGTTATCCAGACCCCAAACCTCGATCGGCTGGCCGCCAGCGGGATCACGTACCCCCGCGGCTACGTCGCAGCCCCGGTCTGCCGGCCCTCGCTGGCGTCGATAGTGACGGGTCACTACCCGTCGCGGCACGGCGTCACGGGCAACGATGTGCAGGGCGATCACGACCGCGCTGCGCTCGATGCGCCGCTGCGCGGCGAGTTCCACAAGCACCCGAGTTTCATCCGCCTGCTGAGCGACGCCGGCTACCTGACGCACCAGTCGGGCAAGTGGTGGGAGGGGTCGCACCAGGACGGCGGCTTCACCGCCGGCATGACCCACGGGGACCCGTCGCGCGGCGGCCGCCACGGCGACGCCGGCCTCGTGATCGGGCGGGAGGGGATGCGGCCGGTCACCGACTTCATCGACCACGCCGCCGAGAGCCAGCAGCCGTTCTTTCTGTGGTACGCCCCCTTCCTGCCCCACGCGCCCCACCGGCCGCCGCAGCGGCTGCTGCAGAAGCACCAACTGCCGGGCCGACCAGCAGACGCAGCGCGGTATTACGCGATGTGCGAGTGGTTCGATGAGACCTGCGGTCAGCTGCTCGACCACCTGCAACGGAAGCAATTAGCCGACAACACGCTGGTGCTCTATCTCTGCGACAACGGCTGGGCGCCGGTTAGCGACAACGCCGCCGATCTCAATCAGTCGGCCTGGACGCAGTACGCACTCCGCTCGAAGGGATCCCCCTACGAGAACGGCGTCCGCACGCCGATCCTGGTTTCTTGGCCCGGGCACGCCGCGCCGAGACAATCGGACCAACTCGCCCACGCGATCGACCTGTTCCCGACAATCGCCGCCGCGGCCGGCCTCGACGCGCCGGCCGGCCTGCCGGGCGTCAACCTGCTGGACGCGCAGGCGGTGCGGGAACGCGAGATCGTGTTCGGCGTGTGCCACGCCACCCACAACATCGACCTGCAGGACCCCGACTCGACCCTGCAGTACCTGTGGTGCGTCACCGACCCCTGGAAGTTGATCGTCCGTCGGCACGGCGTCGATTCGACCAAGTACCGCGCGCTCCACGACTGGGATACCGTGCCGGCCCGGCTCTACAACCTGCGGGTCGACCCGCACGAGCAGCGCGACCTGGCGGCCGAGCGGCCAGAGGTTGTCGAGCGTCTGCGGCGGTCGATCGACGCGTGGCGAGCGAAGACTCCCGCACCTGCCGTCAACTAG
- a CDS encoding YheT family hydrolase — MPINLRYDDSVVAATRFLRKFRPHPLVWGGNAQTLFGALFPWQAGPYKAVGRLVDLEDGDRLMVHDDCPRGWTDVHPSALLVHGLGGSHASPYVERAAAKLNAEGVRTFRMDLRGCGAGEPYARGGAHCGSWDDVRAVVEHIGELCTRSPLHLIGYSLGGSLALNLAGDLRGEPCGNLMSVMAVCPPVDLHAVDKSFSRGAGRAYSRHFARMMWKQIERRLATMPDPPEVDTSRVPRHIRQLDEQITAPLHGYASVDAYYNHASAGPRLSQILLPTQIIAAADDPVIPAAAISEFQLSDAIEVVVTKGGGHLGFVGRFGDDPDRRWIDWRVVEWVRAQTTDAHKPQSQVVYA; from the coding sequence TTGCCAATCAACCTGAGGTACGACGACTCCGTGGTAGCTGCTACTCGATTCCTGCGAAAGTTCCGTCCCCACCCGCTGGTCTGGGGAGGTAATGCCCAGACGCTGTTCGGGGCGTTGTTCCCTTGGCAGGCCGGCCCGTACAAGGCGGTAGGCCGGTTGGTCGACCTCGAAGACGGCGACCGCCTGATGGTGCACGACGACTGCCCCCGCGGCTGGACCGACGTGCACCCCTCGGCCCTGCTGGTGCACGGGCTGGGCGGCTCGCACGCCAGCCCGTACGTCGAGCGGGCCGCGGCCAAGCTCAACGCCGAGGGCGTCCGCACGTTCCGGATGGACCTCCGCGGCTGCGGCGCCGGCGAGCCCTACGCCCGCGGCGGCGCCCACTGCGGCAGCTGGGACGACGTCCGCGCCGTGGTGGAGCACATCGGCGAGCTCTGCACGCGTTCGCCGCTGCACCTGATCGGCTACTCGCTGGGCGGATCGCTCGCCCTGAACCTGGCCGGCGACCTCCGCGGCGAGCCGTGCGGCAACCTGATGAGCGTGATGGCGGTCTGCCCGCCGGTCGACCTGCACGCGGTCGACAAGTCGTTCAGCCGCGGCGCCGGCCGCGCGTACTCGCGGCACTTCGCCCGCATGATGTGGAAGCAGATCGAACGCCGCCTGGCGACCATGCCCGACCCGCCGGAGGTCGACACCTCGCGCGTGCCGCGGCACATCCGCCAACTCGACGAGCAGATCACCGCGCCGCTGCACGGCTACGCTAGCGTCGACGCGTACTACAACCACGCCAGCGCCGGGCCGCGGTTGTCGCAGATCCTGCTGCCGACCCAGATTATCGCCGCCGCGGACGACCCGGTCATCCCGGCCGCCGCGATCTCGGAGTTCCAGCTCAGCGACGCCATCGAGGTGGTGGTCACCAAGGGTGGCGGGCACCTCGGCTTCGTCGGCCGCTTCGGCGACGACCCCGACCGCCGCTGGATCGACTGGCGGGTGGTCGAGTGGGTCCGCGCCCAGACGACCGACGCGCACAAGCCGCAGTCGCAGGTGGTCTACGCCTGA
- a CDS encoding multiheme c-type cytochrome: MPEICRSYSSARVRGLMLLSMLALSCFVIGVFVDASSGDEATEAVYSEKPSLPDKHAKVDPIEANGRIFADWPKPDATLVFTGAQDGYLEPCGCAGLTNQKGGLKRRYTFLTGLEAEGWNPIAMDTGGQVKRFGQQSQIKLRRGLEALVAMDYQGVAFGVKDLQMDLLGVLINFDSENNPMTSANVGVFGFDDSFSQRYRVVEKGGLKIGFTSVLGKKQIAKLGQLSDIDLVDPEEALQEVVPKLQAEGCDQLVLLVHDYPAEATELAKKFPVFDWVVAGLGSDVPAINARKIEGTSGHLLEVGHKGMYAVAIGLYSDGAKPFRYQSVPIDHRFEDAQEMQDMLVAYQNELKTMTLKGLGVRAVAHPTGHEFAGSAVCGDCHTAAMEVFESTPHSHATKTLVDLDPPRHFDPECLSCHVTGWSPQQYVPFNSGYASLQTTPHLTDNGCENCHGPAAKHVAAENGDIDANDAEIEALRQELHMELVENEGNKDGQNLGPVVNNCLLCHDEDNSPEFDFQRYWPHVEHHGKD; encoded by the coding sequence ATGCCCGAGATTTGTCGTAGTTATTCGAGTGCCCGCGTACGCGGGCTGATGCTGCTTTCGATGCTGGCGCTGTCGTGCTTCGTGATCGGCGTGTTTGTCGACGCCAGCTCCGGCGATGAAGCAACCGAAGCGGTCTACAGCGAGAAGCCGAGTCTCCCCGACAAGCACGCCAAGGTCGACCCGATCGAGGCCAACGGGCGGATCTTCGCCGACTGGCCGAAGCCCGACGCGACGCTGGTCTTTACCGGCGCGCAGGACGGGTACCTCGAGCCGTGCGGCTGCGCGGGGCTGACCAACCAGAAGGGCGGACTGAAACGCCGCTACACGTTCCTCACCGGGCTCGAGGCCGAGGGCTGGAACCCAATCGCGATGGACACCGGCGGGCAGGTCAAACGGTTCGGGCAGCAGTCGCAGATTAAGCTGCGGCGCGGCCTCGAAGCGCTGGTGGCGATGGACTACCAGGGCGTGGCGTTCGGCGTCAAGGACCTGCAGATGGACCTGTTGGGCGTGCTGATCAACTTCGACTCCGAAAACAACCCTATGACCAGCGCCAATGTCGGCGTGTTCGGCTTCGACGACTCCTTCAGCCAGCGGTACCGCGTGGTCGAAAAAGGGGGCCTGAAGATCGGCTTCACGTCGGTGCTCGGCAAGAAGCAGATCGCCAAGCTCGGTCAGCTGTCGGACATCGACCTGGTCGATCCGGAGGAGGCGCTCCAGGAAGTCGTCCCCAAGCTGCAGGCCGAAGGGTGCGATCAGCTCGTGCTGCTGGTGCACGACTACCCGGCCGAGGCGACCGAGCTCGCCAAGAAGTTCCCGGTCTTCGACTGGGTCGTAGCGGGCCTGGGGTCCGACGTCCCGGCGATCAACGCACGGAAGATCGAGGGGACCAGCGGCCACCTGCTAGAGGTCGGCCACAAGGGGATGTACGCCGTGGCGATCGGTCTGTACTCGGATGGCGCCAAGCCGTTCCGCTACCAGAGCGTGCCGATCGATCACCGCTTCGAGGATGCCCAGGAGATGCAGGACATGCTCGTGGCGTACCAGAACGAGCTGAAGACCATGACCCTCAAGGGCCTTGGCGTGCGGGCGGTGGCCCACCCGACCGGGCACGAGTTTGCCGGCTCGGCCGTTTGTGGCGACTGCCACACCGCCGCGATGGAGGTGTTCGAGAGCACGCCGCATTCGCACGCCACCAAGACGCTGGTCGACCTCGACCCGCCGCGGCATTTCGACCCGGAGTGCCTGAGCTGCCACGTCACGGGCTGGAGCCCGCAGCAGTACGTGCCGTTCAACTCCGGATACGCCAGCCTGCAGACCACGCCGCACCTGACCGACAACGGCTGCGAGAACTGCCACGGCCCGGCCGCCAAGCACGTCGCGGCCGAGAACGGCGACATCGACGCCAACGACGCCGAGATCGAGGCCCTCCGCCAAGAGCTGCACATGGAGCTGGTCGAGAACGAGGGGAACAAGGACGGTCAGAACCTGGGCCCGGTGGTCAACAACTGCCTGCTGTGCCACGACGAGGACAACTCGCCAGAGTTCGACTTCCAACGGTACTGGCCGCACGTCGAGCACCATGGCAAGGACTGA
- a CDS encoding DUF1573 domain-containing protein codes for MKAIHVVIVGGVLGAAIGSAVGYASVRPPVEVSLDPSGAIAGPGADTSLPRAVVTEPNYEFGVMQRGAKRRHQFRIRNEGTAALRLTPGRPSCKCTAFEVNVDLVPPGGEAEIGLEWVAKSLPGPFRQTAPLTTNDPLRPSIELSIEGTVIEPTALTPTSFVFGEIRAGEPATSSVIYYTTDNEPIELTAAAPDRDEAAGKFEVRLEPVDSSELEDPNAVAGQRIVLTTNGELPVGQIMEWVKIKPNREVAEGEVDELEVPVVGRVVGDITLHGGKWNDDAGVLNLGMVPSDEGASSRMLLSVKGAHAADTRFEVISTDPKELEVEIGETKRRRDDVYHTYLTVSIPKGTRPMIHLNTPQGDDGVIRLKTTHPNSPEVLVRVRFAVTK; via the coding sequence ATGAAAGCCATCCATGTCGTGATTGTCGGGGGAGTTCTGGGCGCCGCGATCGGCAGCGCGGTGGGGTACGCCAGCGTGCGGCCCCCCGTCGAGGTGAGCCTCGACCCGTCCGGCGCCATCGCCGGGCCGGGCGCCGACACGTCGCTGCCGAGGGCCGTGGTGACTGAACCGAACTACGAGTTCGGCGTCATGCAGCGGGGCGCCAAGCGGCGGCACCAGTTCCGAATCCGCAACGAGGGCACGGCCGCGCTGCGGCTAACCCCTGGCCGCCCGAGCTGCAAGTGCACCGCGTTCGAGGTGAATGTCGACCTGGTGCCGCCCGGCGGCGAGGCCGAGATCGGACTCGAGTGGGTCGCCAAGAGCCTGCCCGGCCCGTTCCGTCAGACCGCGCCGCTGACCACCAACGACCCGCTCCGCCCGTCGATCGAGCTGTCGATCGAGGGGACCGTGATCGAGCCGACCGCCCTCACGCCAACCTCGTTCGTCTTCGGCGAGATCCGCGCCGGCGAGCCGGCTACCTCCTCGGTCATTTACTACACAACCGACAACGAGCCGATCGAGCTGACCGCCGCCGCGCCCGACCGCGACGAGGCCGCGGGCAAGTTCGAGGTGCGGCTCGAGCCGGTCGACAGCTCGGAGCTCGAGGACCCCAACGCCGTGGCCGGGCAACGGATTGTGCTCACCACCAACGGCGAGCTGCCGGTCGGGCAGATCATGGAGTGGGTCAAGATCAAGCCAAACCGCGAGGTCGCCGAAGGGGAGGTCGACGAACTCGAGGTGCCGGTGGTCGGCCGCGTGGTCGGCGACATCACGCTGCACGGCGGCAAGTGGAATGACGACGCCGGCGTCCTGAACCTCGGCATGGTCCCCAGCGACGAGGGCGCCAGCAGCCGGATGCTGTTGTCCGTGAAAGGGGCCCACGCCGCCGACACCCGCTTCGAGGTAATCTCGACCGACCCCAAGGAGCTCGAGGTCGAGATCGGCGAGACCAAACGCCGCCGCGACGACGTCTACCACACGTACCTGACGGTATCGATTCCCAAGGGGACGCGGCCGATGATCCACCTCAACACCCCGCAGGGGGACGACGGCGTGATCCGGCTGAAGACGACCCACCCCAACTCCCCTGAGGTCTTGGTCCGGGTACGGTTCGCCGTGACCAAGTAG
- the proS gene encoding proline--tRNA ligase, whose translation MAKGPKNAISPTREENYPEWYQQVITAADLAEDSDVRGCMVIKPWGFAIWENIQRRLDAMFKATGHENAYFPLFIPMSFLEKEAEHVEGFAKECAVVTHHKLVPNGEGGLMPDPKSKLEEPLIVRPTSETIIGATFARWVQSYRDLPILINQWANVVRWELRTRKFLRTTEFLWQEGHTVHATREQAEDETRLMLDVYAAFAEQHMAMPVIKGEKTAGERFPGAVATYSIEAMMQDRKALQAGTSHFLGQNFAKAQEIMFQNEEGERQHAWTTSWGVSTRLVGGLIMTHSDDDGLVLPPKLAPAHVVILPMFRNDEERDMVMDYVSNLKSQLEAQLYDREPIRVRVDSRDLRGGEKKWQWVKKGVPIRIEVGPRDIAQGGFKPARRDQSGPPPKDPISAEAFVGKAASILEEIQQGLFDRAVKRRDDATVEISDLKEFEKFFAEKSPAGLAYAYFTDGPEMESRCKALKITPRCVPLDDDAGPGKCLFSGAETDRRAVFARSY comes from the coding sequence ATGGCCAAGGGCCCGAAAAACGCCATCTCGCCCACCCGCGAGGAAAACTACCCCGAGTGGTATCAGCAGGTCATCACCGCCGCCGACCTGGCCGAGGACTCCGATGTCCGTGGCTGCATGGTGATCAAGCCGTGGGGTTTCGCCATCTGGGAGAACATCCAGCGGCGGCTGGACGCCATGTTCAAGGCGACCGGGCACGAGAACGCGTACTTCCCGCTCTTCATCCCGATGAGCTTCCTCGAGAAGGAGGCTGAGCACGTCGAGGGATTCGCCAAGGAGTGCGCCGTGGTGACCCACCACAAGCTGGTGCCCAACGGCGAGGGCGGGTTGATGCCCGACCCCAAGAGCAAGCTCGAGGAGCCCCTGATCGTCCGCCCGACCAGCGAGACCATCATCGGCGCCACCTTCGCCCGCTGGGTGCAGAGCTACCGCGACCTGCCGATCCTGATCAACCAGTGGGCCAACGTGGTCCGCTGGGAGCTGCGGACCCGCAAGTTCCTCCGCACGACCGAGTTCCTCTGGCAGGAGGGCCACACGGTGCACGCCACCCGTGAGCAGGCCGAGGACGAGACCCGCCTCATGCTGGACGTCTACGCCGCGTTCGCCGAGCAGCATATGGCGATGCCGGTCATTAAGGGCGAGAAGACCGCCGGCGAGCGGTTCCCCGGCGCCGTGGCGACCTACTCCATCGAGGCCATGATGCAGGACCGCAAGGCCCTGCAGGCCGGCACCTCGCACTTCCTCGGGCAGAACTTCGCCAAGGCCCAGGAGATCATGTTCCAGAACGAGGAGGGCGAGCGGCAGCACGCCTGGACCACCAGTTGGGGCGTCAGCACGCGGCTGGTCGGCGGGCTGATCATGACCCACTCCGACGACGACGGGCTGGTGCTGCCGCCCAAACTGGCGCCGGCGCACGTCGTGATCCTGCCGATGTTCCGCAACGACGAGGAGCGGGACATGGTGATGGACTATGTCTCGAACCTGAAGAGCCAGCTCGAGGCCCAGCTGTACGACCGCGAGCCGATCCGCGTGCGGGTCGACAGCCGCGACCTCCGCGGCGGCGAGAAGAAGTGGCAGTGGGTCAAGAAGGGCGTGCCCATCCGGATCGAGGTCGGCCCCCGCGATATCGCCCAGGGCGGCTTCAAGCCGGCCCGCCGTGACCAGTCCGGGCCGCCGCCGAAGGACCCGATTAGCGCCGAGGCGTTTGTCGGCAAGGCGGCCTCGATCCTGGAGGAGATCCAGCAGGGCCTGTTCGACCGCGCCGTTAAGCGGCGTGACGACGCGACGGTCGAGATCTCCGACCTCAAGGAGTTCGAGAAGTTCTTCGCCGAGAAGTCGCCGGCGGGGCTCGCCTACGCCTACTTCACCGACGGCCCCGAGATGGAATCCAGGTGCAAGGCCCTCAAGATCACGCCCCGCTGCGTGCCGCTGGACGACGACGCCGGCCCGGGTAAGTGCCTGTTCTCCGGCGCCGAGACCGACCGCCGGGCCGTGTTCGCACGGTCCTACTAG
- a CDS encoding 3'-5' exoribonuclease YhaM family protein, with the protein MSNRRYVSQLGHNEQVQQVFLASDKQLRPNRSGNLYLQLELSDRSGSIATRMWNANESDYKAFENGDYVVVGGATQLFQGNMQLIANSIRKARPDEVDEADFLTLQTEDIDKMARRLAEVLRGITNPALSALAECFLVDEEFMGKFTRAPAGMKNHHAYQGGLLDHVLSLCELALLVAPRYKDLDQDKLLIGAFLHDSAKVDELAYERDISYTDEGQMLGHMVMAMKMIDDKVKEAERLTGDPIDAALVMEIKHLVISHHGEYAYGSAKLPMTLEAVALNLLDNLDAKMASFSQLINDCPNSESNWTQYYPNLDRKLWKGVREE; encoded by the coding sequence ATGTCCAACCGTCGTTACGTCTCCCAGCTCGGCCACAACGAACAAGTCCAGCAGGTTTTTCTCGCCAGCGACAAGCAGCTGCGGCCCAACCGCAGCGGGAACCTGTACCTGCAGCTAGAGCTGAGCGACCGCTCGGGCAGCATCGCCACGCGGATGTGGAACGCCAACGAGAGCGACTACAAGGCCTTCGAGAACGGCGACTACGTGGTAGTCGGCGGCGCGACGCAGTTGTTCCAGGGCAACATGCAGCTGATCGCCAACAGCATCCGCAAGGCCCGGCCCGACGAGGTCGACGAGGCCGACTTCCTGACGCTGCAGACCGAGGACATCGACAAGATGGCCCGGCGGCTGGCCGAGGTCCTCCGCGGGATCACCAACCCGGCGCTCTCGGCGCTGGCCGAGTGCTTCCTCGTCGACGAGGAGTTCATGGGCAAGTTCACCCGCGCGCCGGCCGGCATGAAGAACCACCACGCCTACCAGGGCGGCCTGCTGGACCACGTGCTGAGCCTGTGCGAGCTCGCGCTGCTGGTGGCGCCACGCTACAAGGACCTCGACCAGGACAAGCTGCTGATCGGCGCGTTCCTGCACGACTCGGCCAAGGTCGACGAGCTGGCCTACGAGCGCGACATCTCGTACACGGACGAGGGCCAGATGCTGGGCCACATGGTGATGGCCATGAAGATGATCGACGACAAAGTCAAAGAGGCCGAGCGGCTGACCGGCGACCCGATTGACGCCGCCCTCGTGATGGAGATCAAGCACCTGGTGATCAGCCACCACGGCGAGTACGCGTATGGCAGCGCCAAGCTGCCGATGACCCTCGAGGCGGTCGCCCTCAACCTGCTCGACAACCTCGACGCCAAGATGGCCAGCTTCAGCCAACTGATCAACGACTGCCCCAACAGCGAGAGCAACTGGACGCAGTACTACCCCAACCTCGACCGCAAGCTCTGGAAGGGCGTGCGGGAAGAGTGA